One stretch of Anas acuta chromosome W, bAnaAcu1.1, whole genome shotgun sequence DNA includes these proteins:
- the LOC137846962 gene encoding uncharacterized protein: protein MDVINKITAMSPPTNKKETQTFLGVVGFWRMHIPNYSLIVNPLYQVTRKKNEFEWGPEQRQAFEQIKQEIVHAVALGPVRTGPDVKNVLYTAAGENGPTWSLWQKEPGETRGRPLGFWSRGYRGSEAHYTPTEKEILAAYEGVRSASEVVGTEAQLLLAPRLPVLGWMFKGRVPSTHHATDATWSKWVALITQRARIGNPSRPGILEVIMDWPEGKYFGISSEEEVGRAEEAPLYNQLPENEKKYALFTDGSCRIVGKHRRWKAAVWSPTQRVAEAAEGEGESSQFAEVKAIQLALDIAEREKWPVFYLYTDSWMVANALWGWLQQWKQNNWQRRGKPIWAAALWQDIAARVENLAVKVRHVDAHVAKNRATEEHQNNQQVDQAAKTEVAQVDLDWQHKGELFIARWAHDTSGHQGRDATYRWARDRGVDLTMDAIAQVIHDCETCAAIKQAKRSKPLWYGGRWLKYKYGEAWQIDYITLPQTRNGKRHALTMVETTTGWLETYPVPHATAQNTILGLEKQVLWRHGTPERIESDNGTHFRNNLIDTWAKEHGIEWVYHIPYHAPASGKVERYNGLLKTTLKAMGAGTFKNWDTHLAKATWLVNTRGSTNRAGPAQSNLLRTVDGDKVPVVHVKNMLDC, encoded by the coding sequence atggatgtgatcaacaaaataacagctatgtctccaccaactaacaaaaaagaaacacagactttcctaggtgttgtggggttttggagaatgcacatcccaaattacagtctgattgtaaacccgctctaccaagtaacccgtaagaagaatgagtttgaatggggccctgaacaacgacaagcctttgaacaaatcaagcaggaaatagtccatgcagtagcccttgggccagttcgaacaggaccagatgtaaagaatgtgctctacactgcagccggggagaacggccccacctggagcctctggcagaaagaacctggggaaactcgaggtcggcctctggggttttggagtcggggatacagaggatctgaggcccactatactccaactgaaaaggagatattggcagcatatgaaggagttcgatctgcttcggaggtggtcggtactgaagctcagctcctgctagcaccccgattgccagtactaggctggatgttcaagggaagggtcccctctacgcatcatgcaactgatgctacatggagcaagtgggttgcactgattactcagcgggctcgaataggaaaccccagtcgcccaggaatcttggaagtgatcatggactggccagaaggcaaatactttgggatatcatcagaggaggaggtaggtcgtgctgaagaagccccactgtacaaccagttaccagagaatgaaaagaaatatgccctgttcactgatgggtcctgtcgtattgtggggaagcatcggagatggaaggctgctgtatggagtcctacgcaacgagttgcagaagctgctgagggagaaggtgaatcgagtcagtttgcagaagtgaaagccattcagctggctttagacattgctgaacgagaaaaatggccagttttctatctctacaccgattcatggatggtagcaaatgccctgtggggatggttacagcaatggaagcaaaacaactggcagcgcaggggaaaacccatctgggctgctgcattgtggcaagatattgctgctcgggtagagaacctggctgtgaaagtacgccacgtagatgctcatgtggccaagaatcgggctactgaagaacatcaaaacaaccagcaggtggatcaggctgctaagactgaagtagctcaggtggacctggattggcagcataaaggtgaattatttatagcccgatgggcccatgacacctcaggccatcaaggtagagatgcaacatacagatgggctcgtgatcgaggggtggacctgaccatggacgctatagcacaggttattcatgactgtgaaacatgtgctgcaatcaagcaagccaaacggtcaaagcctctttggtatggaggacgatggctgaaatataaatatggagaggcctggcagattgattacatcacactccctcaaactcgcaatggcaagcgccacgcACTTACAATGGTGGAAACAACaaccggatggctggaaacatatcctgtgcctcatgccaccgcccagaacaccatcctgggccttgaaaagcaagtcctatggcgacatggcaccccagaaagaatagagtcagacaatgggactcacttccgaaacaaccttatagacacttgggccaaagaacatggtattgaatgggtgtatcacatcccctatcatgcaccagcctctgggaaagttgaacgatacaatggcctgttaaagactaccttgaaagcaatgggcgctgggacgttcaaaaactgggatacgcatttggcaaaggccacctggttagtcaatactaggggatctaccaaccgagctggtcctgcccaatcaaacctgttacgtactgtagatggggataaagttcctgtagtgcatgtaaaaaatatgctgg